One Phocaeicola dorei genomic region harbors:
- a CDS encoding alpha-L-fucosidase, with product MRNKLAQKIKLGAALLLMAGTSALAQISNQIYIPTPENIKARQEFQDNKFGIFLHWGIYSMTAQGEWYMNTHNINRDEYAKLASGFYPSRFNAAEWVSAIKTSGAKYICITSRHHDSFSMFDTKESDFNIVDATPFKRDVLKELAEECQKQGIKLHFYYSHLDWFRDDYPEGNTGHGTGRPKGHGNWESYYKFMNKQLTELLTNYGPVGAIWFDGIWDQPTNFNWQLEEQYALIHKLQPSCLIGNNHHRTPYAGEDFQMFERDLPGENKAGFSAGQGISELPLETCETMNGMWGYRIEDQNYKSPKELIHYLVKAAGKNANLLMNIGPQPNGELPATAIEHLKQVGKWMNQYGETIYGTRGGDVAPHTWGVSTRKGDRLFIHILDLQDNALYIPLKAKVKKAIQFISRTPLSFKQEKNGILIKLPQVPDDIDYVIELVIKQ from the coding sequence ATGAGAAACAAATTAGCACAAAAAATCAAATTAGGCGCAGCCTTGTTATTGATGGCGGGAACTTCAGCCCTCGCACAAATCTCCAATCAAATTTATATCCCTACTCCTGAAAATATAAAAGCACGGCAGGAATTTCAAGATAATAAATTCGGCATATTTCTTCATTGGGGCATTTACAGTATGACCGCTCAAGGAGAATGGTATATGAACACTCACAACATCAACCGTGATGAATACGCCAAACTGGCATCCGGATTCTATCCTTCGCGCTTCAATGCTGCCGAATGGGTTTCTGCCATCAAAACCTCCGGAGCCAAATATATCTGTATCACCAGTCGACACCATGACAGTTTCTCAATGTTTGATACAAAAGAATCCGATTTTAATATCGTAGACGCTACTCCTTTCAAACGAGACGTACTAAAAGAACTGGCAGAAGAATGTCAAAAACAGGGCATCAAACTCCATTTTTATTATTCGCATTTGGACTGGTTTCGTGACGACTATCCGGAAGGAAACACCGGACATGGGACAGGACGTCCCAAAGGACATGGAAACTGGGAAAGTTACTACAAGTTTATGAATAAACAGCTGACCGAGCTTTTGACTAACTATGGCCCCGTCGGCGCCATTTGGTTTGACGGTATTTGGGATCAACCTACCAACTTCAATTGGCAACTGGAAGAACAATATGCATTAATTCATAAACTGCAACCATCCTGTCTAATAGGCAACAATCATCATCGAACTCCTTATGCAGGAGAAGATTTCCAAATGTTCGAACGTGATTTGCCCGGTGAAAACAAAGCCGGTTTTTCAGCAGGACAAGGAATAAGTGAACTCCCTTTAGAAACTTGTGAAACAATGAACGGAATGTGGGGCTACAGAATTGAAGACCAAAATTACAAATCCCCCAAAGAGTTGATACACTATTTGGTTAAGGCAGCCGGAAAAAATGCAAATTTGCTAATGAATATTGGACCTCAACCCAACGGAGAATTACCCGCTACAGCTATAGAGCATCTGAAACAAGTGGGTAAATGGATGAATCAATATGGAGAGACGATTTATGGAACCCGTGGTGGTGATGTAGCTCCTCACACATGGGGAGTATCAACCCGCAAAGGTGATCGTTTATTCATCCATATACTAGATTTGCAGGATAATGCACTTTATATACCTCTAAAGGCAAAAGTAAAGAAAGCAATACAGTTCATTTCCAGAACTCCACTTTCTTTCAAACAGGAAAAAAACGGCATATTAATAAAACTGCCTCAAGTACCTGATGACATAGATTATGTAATAGAATTAGTCATTAAACAATAA
- a CDS encoding lactonase family protein — protein sequence MNKKLMVLCMNSMILGGCIPSPKKQTEPITVEKNPNMMYMLVGSYATPDEEGIKVYNFDEQTGNSQYISGIKGISNPSFLIPSADGKRIYTVGEDAGKSSTANAIKFNKEQKKLTLLNSQPTDGGAPCYITLSPSEKFVLTANYMGGSITVFPLDKDGKLKSETRLISFTGNSLDKERQTQPHLHCIKFTPDHKYLLASDLGTDQIHVFPVSENVTDGVSHSLLNESEEFNIKVESGSGPRHICFHPNQKFAYLINEISGKVIAFSYDKGKLNAIQYIEADTVGAKGSGDIHISPDGKFLYASNRLKADGIAIFSINQEEGTLTKTGYQLTGIHPRNFIISRNGRYLLVACRDSNSIQVFERDSQTGLLKDTGKTIKTNKPVCLKFTF from the coding sequence ATGAACAAAAAATTAATGGTATTGTGTATGAACAGTATGATACTGGGAGGCTGTATACCCTCTCCCAAGAAACAAACAGAACCAATTACAGTTGAAAAAAATCCGAATATGATGTATATGTTGGTAGGTAGTTATGCAACTCCAGATGAAGAAGGTATCAAGGTTTATAACTTTGATGAGCAAACTGGCAACTCCCAATATATCAGCGGAATAAAAGGAATATCCAACCCTTCTTTCCTCATTCCGTCGGCTGATGGAAAAAGAATATATACTGTAGGGGAGGATGCCGGAAAAAGTTCTACCGCCAATGCCATCAAATTTAATAAAGAACAAAAGAAACTAACCTTGCTTAATTCTCAACCCACTGACGGCGGCGCACCTTGTTATATAACTCTCAGCCCATCGGAAAAATTTGTCTTGACAGCAAATTATATGGGAGGTAGCATTACCGTTTTCCCACTAGATAAAGACGGAAAATTAAAATCCGAGACACGCCTTATTTCCTTTACCGGAAACAGTCTTGACAAAGAGAGGCAAACACAACCACATCTACATTGTATAAAATTCACTCCAGACCATAAATATCTACTTGCCAGTGATTTAGGGACAGACCAGATTCATGTATTTCCTGTTAGTGAGAATGTAACTGATGGCGTATCCCATTCCTTACTGAACGAATCTGAAGAATTTAATATAAAAGTAGAATCAGGATCAGGGCCACGCCACATTTGTTTCCATCCGAACCAAAAATTCGCTTATCTGATTAACGAAATCTCAGGAAAAGTTATAGCTTTCTCTTACGACAAAGGAAAATTAAACGCCATACAATATATAGAAGCTGACACAGTGGGTGCCAAAGGTAGCGGAGATATCCACATTTCACCCGATGGAAAATTTCTGTATGCATCCAACCGCTTAAAAGCAGACGGTATCGCTATCTTTTCCATAAATCAGGAAGAAGGGACATTAACAAAGACAGGTTATCAGCTGACTGGTATCCATCCACGTAATTTTATTATCAGCCGGAACGGGCGATACCTGTTGGTGGCCTGCAGAGACAGTAACTCTATACAAGTATTTGAAAGAGATTCCCAAACAGGATTACTGAAAGACACAGGCAAGACAATAAAAACCAATAAACCTGTATGCCTGAAGTTTACCTTTTAA
- a CDS encoding type I phosphomannose isomerase catalytic subunit, producing MYPFKFNPILKSTIWGGEKIIPFKHLNIEQPQVGESWEISNVPGDESVVANGTEAGKNLSQLVKEYKGSLVGESNYQRFGDNFPLLIKFIDACDDLSIQVHPDDELAKKRHNSMGKTEMWYVIDNAGGKAHLRSGLSKKITPDEYAAMIADNTICDALADYAVQSGDVFFLPAGRIHSIGAGCFIAEIQQTSNVTYRIYDFNRKDKNGNTRELHTELSKDAIDYSVEEDYRTHYTPKQNESVELVTCPYFTTSVYDLTENMTIDYSELDSFVIYICMEGICTVTDGDGNSLELQAGESILFPATTKEVKVTVEGHVKFLETYV from the coding sequence ATGTATCCATTTAAATTTAACCCCATTCTGAAATCCACCATTTGGGGTGGAGAAAAGATTATCCCGTTCAAGCATCTGAATATTGAACAGCCTCAGGTTGGTGAAAGTTGGGAAATCTCTAATGTTCCGGGCGATGAGTCTGTTGTTGCTAATGGAACTGAAGCCGGCAAAAATTTGAGCCAGTTGGTAAAAGAATATAAAGGATCTCTGGTAGGAGAAAGTAATTATCAGCGTTTTGGAGATAATTTTCCTTTGTTGATCAAATTCATTGATGCTTGTGACGACCTCTCTATACAAGTGCATCCGGATGATGAACTGGCAAAGAAGCGTCATAATTCGATGGGCAAGACTGAAATGTGGTATGTTATTGACAATGCCGGGGGGAAAGCACATCTGCGTTCGGGACTAAGTAAAAAGATTACTCCCGATGAATATGCTGCAATGATTGCTGATAATACGATTTGTGATGCATTGGCTGATTATGCCGTACAATCGGGTGATGTGTTTTTCTTGCCTGCAGGACGTATCCATAGTATTGGAGCCGGATGCTTTATTGCTGAGATTCAGCAGACCTCGAATGTGACTTACCGAATTTATGATTTCAATCGTAAGGATAAGAATGGTAATACTCGTGAACTGCATACAGAATTGTCAAAAGATGCCATAGATTATTCTGTAGAAGAGGATTATCGTACTCATTATACTCCGAAACAGAATGAGTCTGTCGAGTTGGTTACCTGTCCGTATTTCACTACTTCTGTTTATGATTTGACTGAAAATATGACGATAGATTATAGTGAACTGGATTCATTTGTAATTTATATTTGTATGGAAGGTATATGTACGGTAACTGATGGGGATGGTAACTCATTGGAATTGCAAGCCGGTGAATCTATCCTTTTCCCTGCCACAACAAAAGAAGTGAAAGTAACCGTGGAAGGTCATGTTAAGTTCTTGGAAACTTATGTATAA